The DNA segment GACATATCTCTGTACTCACGCATGAAACAGATTAGCCATTAGCTTTGTACTGCCATTAATAACATTCGGGAACAAGATATATGCCTGTCAGTTAATGATCATTGTCTATTCACCAACCAATTCAAGAGGagatgtatcaagacacctctcctcccaaaactgacctctctcttggccactcctctgacctTTTTCAGATAGGGGCAGTGTCTAatgggattttttttctcattattacatttttttgcccctgagctgcttcctttactgtacaaaaaATTGTGCTTCCAGGAGTTGGAGAAGCTGGGCCCCAAGGAGAAGGGTGTCATATCCCAGGCCGTGAAGGATGTGGTGCAGTCCCTTGTAGACGATGGCATGGTGGACACAGAGAAGATAGGAACCTCCGTCTACTTCTGGGCATTCCCGaggtagttgcagtagtagtagtaggaagtaaGAGAGGCAGTCACAGTAAAGGATggagaaggataggaaaaaaggggaaactaAGCAACACAAAAGTACCTAGTTCATGATGACTAAAACAGTTTAAAAATACAGTGAAATATATTTTACTCTTGGGTAGCAGTACTTTCATGAACTTCAAACTTCAGCATCAGTTTATATTCTTGCCTATAATTATCTATCCATGAGTTTAAAGCAAAAGTCAGCACCCACCTGACCTCTTAACTCAATAGGAATTGTTtttttgacccccccccccttttttattattattattattacttacctgtcactgtcttctttatttttcacatCTATGTCTGCTCATCAAGGGGATTCTGTTTGGACACTATGTATATTTCATCAAGCAGTTTTGAGGAACACTGCCACCATCTGTAACACTtctgggccgtattcttaaacacttcatcgcccaagcacacacacatttgaccaggctttcattTCGTAGGCATTctgtgcatttccagggatagttttataaccctggtggtagtttgacccttccgctgtaccatgaacgtgaaaagacaCCCATGCAAACCTGATTaacctcctcttcggcctttggaaatagttgatgtgcagGGCGGAAGTGTCTAAAAATACcgacctctttctttcccttgcagCAAAGCGACGAACATACGGAAACGCAAGCTGGACGACCTGACTTCCCGGATCAGTGACGTGGACAAGAGGCTCAAGACTTCCCAGAGCAAAGTGGAGCAAGCAAAGGTATTTAGTTCTGTTTTCATGACCATCTGTTTATATTCATTAGCTATTAAGAATTACAAGACCAGAAGAgctagttttatttttatttttttctgctttttcttcttctcccctttcttctttttccatttctttttcttctccctcttcttcttctggttctttttctcttccttcttcttcttctccctctactccttcattatttgtttcttctacatctacttcctcttctttttcttcttttctttcttttcctcttcttctttttctcatttagcATCCTCAACAATTTCCCTTATGAGCTTGGGCAGGCTACGAGACTCTGCCACTTTTGATGATTATACATTCTCTCATCcctgatatttattttatgtgtttcagGTTTGGGAAGAGTTTGCCAGTCAACTGTAATGCTAATGTGTGGTTGTCTCCCGAAGGTGGggcgggaggagggtgaggagcgCAGCGAGACCCTGAGGCGTCTGAAGGagctggaggagaaaaaggaaagcctGGGCAAGGAGATCCAGAAGTACAGGGACAGCGACCCGGAGGTGCTTGCCACCATGAAGGAGAGCACCAAggtaggggacacacacacacacacacacacacacacacacacacacacacacacacacagacaaatacagatacggagacgggaccacacgagcgtaagcccaggccctgtaaaactacaactatgtaaatataactaggtaaatacacacacttcTTTGTGTCTGCTCTTCAAGTTTTCTCTCAGTTTTCAGTTAGTTATCCATTATGTATTTGCCTCATATCTCTGGTtttcaatttgttttcagttAGTTTTGCAATAAGTATTTGCCGCATCTCTTATTCAATTAGTTTTTCCTTCCCAAGCTCTGTCTAATATATATCCATTTACAATAACCTGTTTGATATCCACAATGAAAATTTCCCTCTTTCTAAAGTTTACGTTGACTCAGCACTGCCAGAATAGCAAAATGTTGTATGTTCTGGGGTTGTAGCTACACCCACAGGGAAATCTTATGGGGAACATTTACTAGGGAATATTTTTATGGGAGAATTCTTGTGGAAGAGGGTTAACCTGTCcactgcgattgacacggatttggctttcactggtagcctggtaacatatactcccaggtctttctctgcctctgtggtggatagtggagtgtttcccatgtggtattgctatactggatatccccttccaaggtgcaggactttacatttttcttccttgaattgtagcagccactttttgatccattcctgtagcttggtgaggtttatttgtaggaaatccacagtcaatgggTTCAGGCTGTGAGCTTCTGTCTGTTCTAGCTCAAAGGCACCTCTAACATTCATCTTCTTCCCCCAGGTGGCCCAGGCTGCTGTGAACCGCTGGACGGACAACATTTTCTCCATCAAGAGTTGGTGCAAGAACAAGTTTTTCATCGAGGAGGAAGTCCTGAACAAACAGTTTGACATCCCTGAGGACCTGGACTACATCTAGGTACTGTTGTGTGTGATGGTGCTGCCGCTGTGCCTTGGTGCTGCGTGCTGTGATGTGTCTTGTCTTTGACACAGCAATACAGATACCCTTACTTTGGGGGCATGAGGTTTTGTAATGGATAAGGAGTAACTATTTTGCACCTTATATGTTACTTGACTCACCACATGAATTTCTTATAGTTTTTTTTCAAATCTTCCAACAGTACATATAGATTCCATTGTTGTGCCTTGGTTTTCACAcagcaatacattttttttttttttttttttttggggggggggggtggggtgttGTAGTGGATAAGGAATAATTACATATACATTTTATATGAATGCTTGTAAATTTCCTCAAATCTTCCAACATTACAAATAGATTCCATTGTctagtctcccttcctccattctttctcattcctgcATCACAAACCTAAAATTAAAGAGAAATAAACATCTAATTATCCTTTCACTCCAtatccatctccctcctttccttccttccttcctttacttcttcaatTCCTGTCTCTGCTCCTGTGCTATGAAATATTTGGGCAATTCGTACACTGACTTACCAACACAACTTAATCTTTGAAAGTCTAAAATGACCAAAGAAAGATTAGCTTGTATTGAAAGGGCTAACATCCTTTTGTGGGCTGATGGAGGGAGTCAGGGATGTGAATGCAGGAAGATTATTCAACTTAAAATGCAAACTTTTCTAGTTTTATTTTACCCTGAGAGAGGTGACGCAAATTTTCTTGGCTCACCAGACCATGTATTTAcactaagcttttttttttttttccacaagcAGTTAAGACATGCATCTGTTCACTGTCTTTATTTTGTTCACTTTTTCACTTAGTATTATATGTTCTTAAACTTACAAGTTAGTCTGGCCAAGTACAATGAAGGAGTAGTAAGAAGGATAGTTTCTCTTCTCATTAACCTTTTTTCATCGCAGCCACaatcatttatttatatgtatacctTCTCAAACATGGTCTTTAGATGGATCAGCAACAAGGATTAACAACAAGAACTATACCATTAAAATCACACACATTTGATACACTCTAAATGCAAGCTTGGAAATACATGTCTAACTTATCGTTATTTATATTCGCTGTCTAAactgtgaggaaggaaggaagtagggaagaagtgaagggtcAAGAGTAGTATTAACAGTTCTACATGGTGGCAAAGCTTACATTAAAGGAGACTAACAAAACAAGTATTCACCATGTCCATCGCGCGAGCCTAACACGTGTTGATGGGCGGGTCGAGGACGGGCTGCACACAGTTGTAGGTGACGGTGAGGGTGGGGCTGCCCTGCGTCACGGTGCCGGTGATGacggtggaggtgacggtggtggtgatgagggtcaGGAGGCGGGCTTGAACTCCTGTAGGGgcggaagggatggaaggaaattgagtgtggtggaaaaggaggggaagggaaggaaaaggaaaaggaagagaaggtaaggaataTGAGAGGAggttattcttcttcatctttggtTGAATGTGAATGTTGATAGGTATGGTagtagcgatagtagtagtagtggtagtagtagtagtagtagtagtagtagcagacatCAGGTATGGAGGCAAAGACTTACAAAATCttctactcttattattattattattattattattattaagatccCTAAAATAGCATCAAGGgaaagcaaaatatataaactgtaataaataaaatcaactaactaattaaataaatgaacaatTAGACAAATAAACAAGACTGAACAAAAGCAATTAACCAATCAACTACACAAAAACATCAactgaataaaaaataatcaaacactaaataaataaacagattctACTAAACCcaatcaactctcctcctcaccttcctcaaaGCAGCGCCGGTGGACCCTCTGCCCGCCCTCTGTCTCCCTGTATGGTTGGGGGAAAAGAATACACTAGTTaaaagtagtagtcatagtagtagtagtagcagtagtcacagtagtagtagtagtaatagaaaaagaaggagaagaatgaggaaagggaggaggagaataggggaAAAAAGTACAGCAATAATTCTTCcgtatataaataataatgattttttttatcgcttcactactactactgctatcattatttatttatttattcttgttgttactgatgtagttgttgttgttgttctgggcAAAGCCAAAATCTGACAAAGGTGTGTAAATCTTGAGGTAGGAAAGTTcatgaatttatatatatttcattaacctgtattactaatgatgatgatgatgaggataataatgatagtgactTAAttattgctactgctgctgctcataacaacactaacaacaacagcaacaacacacaTCATCCTTGAAAGACTAAAGATTTCCACACAGCACTAATTTGACGCAACACAGATTCCAAACCACTTACAAGGTGACGGCCGAGGCAGGGATGATGAAGTCTCCGTCCTGGGGCATCTCCTCTTTAGCAGGGGTGGCTGCTGGGgctggggatgggagggaggctgggggaggggtaggggaagggagggaagctggggaaggagatggggagagaggataggaaggaggggatggaggtgaaggagggagagcttGTAGGGAGCGTGGagcaagggggagagaaggaggaggagaaggaggggaggctggggaggggggtgaaggaaggagaggagagaaggatgctggaggaagaggagagggagagaaggatgctggagatggggctgaaggaggaagaggagagggaaaggagaaggaagctggaggaagaggagaagaagcagagaaagaagttggaagaggaggaggagcagcagagaaagaagaagcaggagagagaagaGTCCGTGCAATAGCTTCACTGAGtatcggagaggaggaggaggaagacagaagaagaccagaagaagaaggaggcagaggTGCATGAGTAAAGACAGCACTCGGAGGGGTGGAAGAAGCACTGATGGTCGCAGAGGGAGAGAGCAGCCCAACTATATCTGTATCTGTTGTTCCTATTAACTCAGTGTCCATGGCTAGTGTCTCCTCAGGTATATGGGACACTGAGGGTGGGGCAGGGAGTGAGGAATCAAGAGCAGGCGCCTCGGAACCCACCCACACCTCAGGAATGGTTGGGGAGAGCGACGCTTCATGTGAGTTTTCAAGGATGGTGTTGGTAATAGGGTTGGCTAGGGTTGTggtaaggtgaagggagggagtgattTCGGTGCGATGGGTGAGATGTCTTCGAGTGGCGCATGTCGAAGTGAAGCTGACGCAGGTGGTGAACTCTGTGGCGTCTGTGGATACCGTCTCAATGacctagagagggagagaaagcattGTTAcccccttgactgcggatatcctacaagaagacatcaccaagctacaggaatggaacaaaaagtggttgctacaattcaatgaagagaaatgttaagtcctgcaccttgggaggggatatccagcatcccaataccacatgggaaacactccactatccaccacagaggcagagaaagacctgggagtgtatgttaaccagctaccagtgaaggccaaatctgtgccaatcgcagcagatgggttaagatagggcatagtggtggtggtagtagtagtagtagtagtagtagtttatgacctagaaaggaagaaaaagcattgTTGAGATAGGGGTGGTTTAAAGAAGGAAGGGCTTGTTATAGGGACAGAAATTACATCTGAGTATTGCTTAATCAAAGAATTCAAGAGGATGACATGGAACAaaagggtagaggagggagagagtaggaggaggaagaggttaaagaggttgaaaaagaggaggaggaggaggagggagagagaacaaagatgaggagagaaggaaaaagaggaggaggaggaggatgaagaaatataaagaggaggaggaggaggaagaggaaaaaagaaccaagaagtagaggaggagaagaaggaggaagacataagaagaggaagaggaggagaaggaacaggaagagaaataaagaagtcgATATGAattagaaggaaataaataagaaagagaaaaaaacataagaacacacacacacacacacacacacttacagtcGTGGTGAGGGTCTGGGTCACGAAGGCTGGCAGACTTATATCCAGCAGGTTCTTGATATCGAAGGCGGAGAGGTCTAGCGAGGGCGGCTTGGGGTGCGTGACAGCCAGGCCGGACACCGTCACCCACACACACGCCAACACTATGACCAGCTGCTGTAAGAGAAAGCATTGTTAAGATACGgcatagtggtggtagtagtagcagtttatGAGTCATActagagagggagatagggatggttTAAACGAGGGAGGGGTTGTTATAGGGACAGAAATTGCATCTGAATATTGCTTAATCAGAGAATTCAAGAGGATGACATGTAACAAAGGattaggagaggagaaagaggttaaagaggttgaaaaagaggaagagggagagaacaaaGAGGCAATAGAGGGACAGATAATAGAGGTTGTTAACTCATGTAAGATATGTATTAGTGGGTCTGGCAtactgggaggcggtggctgagtggttagtctTTGGGCGCGGCGTTCAGGGGGACCCGGGTTCGCTCCctgcccgccgctacaaacaagctggcaatttttcagtcaccgccgagtggccacagactacccacatgctgtcctaaagaccactcatcaacccggactctagattctccctAAAAGAGGAGCTATGGTGAACTCCGTggggcagcaagagccaagcaaaatggcgccactttaaacacttgcctgcgccataacaggttGGGACAGACCACCAGGCCCGCCAAGAAAGCCTGCCGGTGCTAGCTATAGGcagaacggaaaaaaaggaaggagagaggaaacagatgATGGAGACTATTGATTGAGATTCGTATCAATGGGTCTCTCATACGCAGTGAGTTAAGCTACGGTGTGAATATCAAGGTTTTTAAAGTAATAGGGAGCGTTTCACAAGGTTATTCATGGTTATATCAGTGAGTCTTTTGTTATAAGCGCCGAGACAGATTTATGAATATCAAGTTAGTACCCCCGACGGAttagcaaggaagggagggagcgtctcaaaaaaaaaaaaaaaaaaaaaaaggttggcaAAAATATGGTACCTCAGAAGAGGTAGActgaaccttccttcccttcctctttgctcACATCTTTTGAATATGATTTTCAGGGTACCTCAGAAGgggtagactgacccttccttcccttcctctttgctcACATCTTTTGAATATGATTTTAAGGGTACTTCAGAAGGGCTAGactgacccttccttcccttcctctttgctcACATCTTTTGAATATGATTTTAAGGGTACTTCAGAAGGGGTAGACTGacgtacccttcccttctcttcccgtctgCAAAGGTGACATATCGTACGAGAGTTGGAAAGTAGAAAAGATAATTAAGACGTACAATATTTAAATTAAGTTTGATAAATCTTTCCTTATAAGGCCGAGACATCAACACTAGTTACACTATACGTACAAAAGTTACCTATAGAGCATAAATACCTTCATGTTGACAGCCTGGTGGTTCTGAGGTAGTGACTTCGACCAGCTGACGCCCACCCTTATATACCTTCGCTCTGGTcacgtggggagagagaggggtagggggaagaaaagatatttgaaggaaagaaggaagagtatgatacgggagaaagggaaggagagagagagagagagagagagagaagtaaaatatttagaggaaagaaggaaaagtatgatacgggagaaagggaaggagagagagagagagaggggaataaaagatattggaggaaagaaggaagagtatgatacgggagaaaggaaaggagagagagagagaggagggggaagaaaaggtatacgaaggaaagaaggaagagtatgataagggagaaagggaaggagagagagagagagagagatggtcagtTATTTTatcaggggagggaagggagagaaagagggaagaagaggaaaaatatgtagGTAATAGATTTGGAGATTAGagcgtaaacaacaacaacaactggtagtagtagtatagtggtggtggtagtagtagaaggtagtagaagtagtaggccagtagtagtagcagtagtagtagtagtagtaataataataataataaaaataataataataata comes from the Eriocheir sinensis breed Jianghai 21 chromosome 46, ASM2467909v1, whole genome shotgun sequence genome and includes:
- the LOC126981116 gene encoding meiotic nuclear division protein 1 homolog — translated: MSRRKGLSHEEKRQKMMELFYERKDFFQLRELEKLGPKEKGVISQAVKDVVQSLVDDGMVDTEKIGTSVYFWAFPSKATNIRKRKLDDLTSRISDVDKRLKTSQSKVEQAKVGREEGEERSETLRRLKELEEKKESLGKEIQKYRDSDPEVLATMKESTKVAQAAVNRWTDNIFSIKSWCKNKFFIEEEVLNKQFDIPEDLDYI
- the LOC126981113 gene encoding uncharacterized protein LOC126981113, with amino-acid sequence MKQLVIVLACVWVTVSGLAVTHPKPPSLDLSAFDIKNLLDISLPAFVTQTLTTTVIETVSTDATEFTTCVSFTSTCATRRHLTHRTEITPSLHLTTTLANPITNTILENSHEASLSPTIPEVWVGSEAPALDSSLPAPPSVSHIPEETLAMDTELIGTTDTDIVGLLSPSATISASSTPPSAVFTHAPLPPSSSGLLLSSSSSSPILSEAIARTLLSPASSFSAAPPPLPTSFSASSPLPPASFSFPSPLPPSAPSPASFSPSPLPPASFSPLLPSPPSPASPPSPPPSLPLAPRSLQALPPSPPSPPSYPLSPSPSPASLPSPTPPPASLPSPAPAATPAKEEMPQDGDFIIPASAVTLETEGGQRVHRRCFEEGVQARLLTLITTTVTSTVITGTVTQGSPTLTVTYNCVQPVLDPPINTC